In Chlorobiota bacterium, the sequence TGTTGACCCGCAAACCCGGAAGGTTGACATCGGCGCGAAAGGGGTGTTCGGTTGGGTCAGCAGCGATTTGGGAAACCCGGTGACGATTGGGCTAAGCGCGGTTGCGCCACGCCAGATGAACCCGAAAATCTTGGCCCAGGTCCGCACGCTGATCGTGAAGGAGATGGAGCGGATCTGCACCCTTCCCGATTCCAGCCCCGAGCTGCTTGCCTTCAACGACCGTGTGAAAAACCGGATTGCCGGAATCCGCCGCTCGCTTCGCCAGTTTGTGAACCAGCCCCCGGGGTTCGGCTATCGCGGAAGCGGCTCCGGCTGGTTCTATCACCTTCTGGACCTTGCGTGCGAAGATGGTTTCCAGAAATCGCTGACCCGAAAGGAGGAGCTTGCGTTCGTCGAAAAAATGCTGAGCGAAGGGACGAACCTTTGGCGGAAGATGATGGGCCTGTGGCGGCTAACAAAAGCGAATCCGTACATCGGCGCAGCCAAGCCAAGCCCAGAGTTAGTGGCCCAAGAAGAAGCCGAACGCCGCAGCCGGATTGATGCCGAAGTTGCCAGCCTGATGGCCCGCTACGGCGTTGCCGACAAACAGGAAGCAATACGCCGCTACGGTGCGGAGTACGACGCAACAACCGCCCAGCTTGATTCCGTTGCAAGCCTTGCCCCTTCCGCCAAATTGGTCTCCGCCCCGCCGATGACGCTGGATGACCAGATCAATTTCTCCACCGAGAAAATCACCGTGAGTGCCGCCGACACCATCCCGCTGGTGGCCTCAACGTTCGAGAATTTAACCGGGGCAACCATGGGGCTTGCGCTGAACCTGCGCGGCGTTGGCCAGCAGGACCTTCTGTACCTCTCCATGCTTCCAACCCTGCTGACCAGCGTTGGAGTGATTGATGGAGGGAAGCCAATCACCCACCAGGAGATGAGCGAACGGCTACGGGCCGAGATCAGCGGGCTGCAGGCGTATATCAGCAGCAACTACCGAACGGGCCGTTGCGAGCTTGTGGTGCGCGGGTCGGGGGGCGACGTGCAGGAATCGCGCCAGGCCGCCAACTGGATGCGGCTTGCGCTTGGCTCCCCCGATTGGCGTGCGGAAAATCTTCCCCGCATCCGCGAAGTGGTGGACCAAACATTGTCCAACTTGCGTGCCACCATGCAGGGGGCCGAAGAAGGGTGGGTCTATGATCCCGCCATTGCTTGGATGAAGCAGAAGGACCACCTCTACATGGCCACCAACACCTTCCTGACCCAAGCCCACAACGTGCTGCGGCTGCGGTGGATGCTGATGGACCCGGGACCCGACGGGAGAACGGTGGCGGAGTATCTCACCTTCTTGGGGGTGGCTGGCGGAATGGGGCGGGGGAGCGTCTATCAGCTTCTGGCGGCGTTGGAAGGGGACACCGCCGCGCTGAACAGCATCAGCAAACGGAGCGATGACGTTGCCGATTTCCTGAAGGAGCGCGATGCCTTGAGCGAAGGGGGAAGGAAGATTGTTGCCGAAGCCGTGAAGGACCTGAAGCAGATGCTGAACGAAGTCCCCGACGCAACGCTTGCGGTGGATTGGCGATACCTGTGCGAGCGGATGCGCGATGACCTTCTGGTTCCGCCGGGCGAGGCACTGAAGCAGCTGAACAACGTTCGGGCCTCCATTGCCAGCCGCGCCAACGCGCGGATGTTCCTTACCAGCTCCACCGAAACGCGCAACGGATTGCGCCCGCAACTGCGCCAGCTTGCCGAAGCGCTATCCGCTGGCGGCGGGGGAAGCCAGGCAGGGAAGCCAGCGGGGCAAGCGGCATCGGGGATGATTGCTGACCGCGTTGCCAGCCGCACGGAAGGGGCGCGCCCGGTGTTTGTTGGCTTGGTGAATCCGAACACGCAAGGGGGGGTATTTATCAACTTTGCGCCGGGGTCCACCTACGCCCAAACCGACCATGAGTCGTTGGTGAAATTCCTTGCCAGCAAAACGTACAGCGGGCATGGTTCCCACAGCATCTTTATGAAAACGTGGGGGGCGGGATTGGCCTACAGCAACGGGCTGCGGATTTCCGCCAACGATGGGCTTGTGGGATACTACGCCGAACGCTGCCCCGAGCTTCCGCAAACCTTGCAGTTTGTGATTGATGAGCTGCGCCGCGGCCCCCGCAATCCCGCCTACGTTGATTACGCAATCGCGCAAGCCTTCATGGAGTTCCGTTCGGCCAGCAGCTACGAGTCGCGCGGGGAAGCAATCGCCAACGACCTTGCCGACGGGCTTCCTCCCAGCACCGTCCGTGCGTTCCGCCAGGCCATTCTGGACCTCCGTTCCAATCCCAACTTGGCCAGCGAGGTTTTCGATCAACTGCCGAAGGTCTATGGCCAGGTGGCTTCCAGGCTACAACGTCCGCGGGGCCGATGTCCCGGGGGGAATCTATTTCGCGATTGGTCCGGAGAAGCAGCTGAAACTGTACGAGGACTACCTGAAAAACGTGGAAGGAAAAGCCACCACCCTGGCCCGCCTGTACCCCCGCGATTTTTGGATGGTGACGGGGTGGTAATCCGTTCCTGCGTGCTGAAGGATGTGGAGATGTATCCAACCATAGATTCGGCATAGATTCTTTCCCCAAGAATTGCGATTATGGTGGTGAGGAGAGTATCACGCATGGCATTGATGAAGCCGTTCAAGTCCATTGTAGCAAGGGTGCGTAGCGAGACGAAGGTGCGCGGTTCCCGATTTATCGGGACCGCCATTCCCGTTGCTGGCCGCGACGACATTGACCGCGAGCTTGCGGCAATCCGCAAGGAGTTTTGGGACGCGACCCACAACTGCTACGCTTGGCGGCTGGCTCCCGACGGCCTTCAATACCGTTTTTCCGACGATGGCGAGCCGGCCGGTTCCGCCGGAAAACCGATCCTGTTCGTGATGCAGCAGCGCGAGTTGGTGAACACCCTTGTGGTTGTCACACGCTACTTCGGCGGGGTGAAGTTGGGGGTTGGCGGGCTTGTTCGCGCCTACGGCGATGCCACTGCCGAAGCCCTGAACGCCACCGAAATCATCACCACCTACCCAAGCGATCGCTTCCGCGTGTTCACCCCTTACGAGGACATGAAGGCAATACGCCCGCTGGTGGAACGCTACGCCCTGAAGTTCGAGGAAGAGTTTCTGGATGTGGTCAATTACACCATCAGCGTCCGTAGCGACCAGGCCGAGGAGTTCCAAGCCTTGGTCACCGAGTCGTCGCAAGGAAGGGCCGGAACGGTGAAGATTGAGTGAGGCGAATCGCCCCAACTTCTCTCTCTCTCTCCCGGTATCCATCACCGATTTCCCTCGCCTGCGATGTTGCACCTTCGGATAACCAGCAACCCTTCCGTAACTCTCACAACCTGAGCAATCAATCCATGCGCCTGTTGGGTCTTCTGCTTCTGCTTCTGCTGCCGGTTGCGGACGCACGGGGGCAAGGGGGCGATAGCCTTGTAATTGTGGGCGCAACGTCCTATCCGGCGGAGCAACTACGCGGCAAGCTCACCACCACCACCAATCCCGATTCGGCAGCAACGGAGCTGCGCCAATTCTATTTCCAGGAAGGATTTCTTGATGCCGATGTCCGGCGCGAGGGAACAACGCTGGTGGTCCAGGAAGGGGGGGCGTACCGGTTTGGAACGGTGACGGAGCTGGCCTTTCCCGACAGCGTGGTCCGTGCGCTTGCGGCAATCCCCCCGCTTGATTCGTTGGTGCTTCGGGGGCAGCGTTACCGCAGCGTTCTGCTGGAAGAATTTCTGCGCAGGCGGCTTGCAGAGTTTGCCGAGCAGGGGTATCCGCTTGCCGTTGCGGAACTCCATCCCACCGTGCAGTCCGGAACCGCCACCATTAACCTTCAGCTTCAGGTTCGCACCGGCGATCAAGTAAGGATCAGCAAGATTGATGTTGTTGGATGTTCCGCCGATGCGGCTGCGCTGGTGCGGGCGGCGGCGCGGGTCCAGCCGGACCAGCCGTTCACCCCTGCTGCGGCGCAATCGGTCCGCGAGCGGCTTACGCGGCTGCGCCTGTTTAGCGAAGTGGCCGAACCGCAACTGTTCCGCTACGACAGCGGTGGCGCGGGGAATCGCTACGGGCTGCTGGTGCGGGTTGCCCCGGGGAACGCCAACAGCTTTGATGGGATCATCGGTTACCAGCCAGGGAGCGTGCCAGGGGAGAGCGGCGCGTTCACGGGGTATCTGAGCGTCACGTTGCGGGACCTGTTTGGGGCGGGGAGGCGGCTGACGGCGCGGGCGCAGTTCCCGGGGAAAGGGGCGCAAGAATTGGCGGTTGGATACTCCGAACTCTACATCTTCCGGCTGCCACTCAACTTCCAATTTGAGTATCGCCAAACCCAGGAGGCGGCCACCGCAAGCCTTACCAGCTACGTCCAGCGGTTTTTCACTGCGGACCTTTCCTACGAGTTCGCCGATGCGTGGCGGTTTCGGGTTGGCGGGGATTACGAGGCCACCATTCCAACCCCCGACTCCACCGGGGATTGCTTCCGGCAACTGCTGAACAGCACGCTGCTTGGCTCCACCGTCGGGATTGAGTTCGACAACCGCTCGAACCCGTACAGCCCACGCTCAGGGGTTCGCTACAGCAGCAGCTACCAGTTCGCCGGCAGAAGCATCGC encodes:
- a CDS encoding BamA/TamA family outer membrane protein; translation: MRLLGLLLLLLLPVADARGQGGDSLVIVGATSYPAEQLRGKLTTTTNPDSAATELRQFYFQEGFLDADVRREGTTLVVQEGGAYRFGTVTELAFPDSVVRALAAIPPLDSLVLRGQRYRSVLLEEFLRRRLAEFAEQGYPLAVAELHPTVQSGTATINLQLQVRTGDQVRISKIDVVGCSADAAALVRAAARVQPDQPFTPAAAQSVRERLTRLRLFSEVAEPQLFRYDSGGAGNRYGLLVRVAPGNANSFDGIIGYQPGSVPGESGAFTGYLSVTLRDLFGAGRRLTARAQFPGKGAQELAVGYSELYIFRLPLNFQFEYRQTQEAATASLTSYVQRFFTADLSYEFADAWRFRVGGDYEATIPTPDSTGDCFRQLLNSTLLGSTVGIEFDNRSNPYSPRSGVRYSSSYQFAGRSIASSVACADSTLGTDASRQKIEIDLEAYWPITRTIVAAAGLHGGQVTGGMVDESDLYFMGGQSTVRGYYERQFRAAQRAWGGVELRLLLSEFSYVGAFVDGGWYQRPATRTGGVAASDWLAGYGVAGQIETPLGLARIGFALSRDDTPETGKVFVGLVNQF
- a CDS encoding YigZ family protein: MALMKPFKSIVARVRSETKVRGSRFIGTAIPVAGRDDIDRELAAIRKEFWDATHNCYAWRLAPDGLQYRFSDDGEPAGSAGKPILFVMQQRELVNTLVVVTRYFGGVKLGVGGLVRAYGDATAEALNATEIITTYPSDRFRVFTPYEDMKAIRPLVERYALKFEEEFLDVVNYTISVRSDQAEEFQALVTESSQGRAGTVKIE